The region gGATTTTAAAATAGAGTCTTCAGGATAGCGACACTCTGCGATATCTAatttggtaaaataaacaaagttgcaaaCTTGTATTGTGTCCTAGTTGCTAAttcaacatcaaatgttggagttgtttgaTTACCGCCTGAGTGAAGTAAGTAACTATATGAGTGTCATATTGTATGTGTAGTGACTAGCCAGCCTTGGTCTTAACAACattatgtttacaattaaacatccgggattgaaatattacactgtgatcaatagagaaacttgctgctagtagaTAGTTTCGGCACAGCTTGAGACGGGCTAAGAGATACGGTTGGACGAACATCGTTGTAACATTACCTACAGATTAATGATCTTGATCAATTGTAAAGAATTGCAATACATTATCCGATGCAATAAAATGTTTGAAGTAGTTGTTACAAACCTTTATATGAAACCAACAATTGTTATGCCTTGAATTGcattgtttgatttattgtgGTAGCCGCTCAAACTTAAAGAACATATTAAGAACTTTGCCTACAAAGCTTAATAGAAAGTAAGTAAGATATCAATAGGTATATTGCCTGCATGTAAAACCAGGAATGAAGTATTTCCACAGAATTCGAGCTTCAATATTTTTACAaccaatatttttattctttatGCGTACTTACCACAAACTTGACTTTCTTCGATTGAGCCTAGATAACAAtatctgaaaatgaaaatgaaaataggcTTCCAGAGAAAACGATAATATTATAACGAATGGGTAACTTGCAGTTTATAATGATGAACGGGCAATTGAAGTTTAGTATATATAGTTTAAGTTAGAAAGACAAGATCAAAATGATCTTTTTCTCAACATATACAGCTCCTGTGGCGTTGATTATAATGTTAAGTGTTACTTCCAATAAATGctacagcgaatttcacaacACAATATTCAGCTGTTCTTGTTGATACACTGacgcagaaaccaatacgaAACTAGACATGCTACACTATAAGATAGCAAAATTGAGTGAAAACactttcttgctacattttgtctggatgaatggatgaatgacgCTGTAAAGTGTCACcctgcagacatcaaatgaacaccgcaaaggacgTTTTACGCGTCCTTCATCGTCCGAATGTCTGCCTGGAGTTACAAAAAAGGTTATTTCATTTAGGCTAAATGTAGCAAACATacgatcttgctattgaagtatGGCATATCCAGTTTCTTGCTGGTTTCTGCCTGTTTGTACAACCGAAAAGCTGAATGGTGTTATGAAATTCACTGTAACTATGAAACAGCGTTTATTTCAGTTGCATTCTTACCATAAGCAATACAAATAAGTTAAATGAACGAATTAAATTGTTATCATTGATGACTTACTTACCTCAAAGTACAGTTGTCCCCAATAATGTATGTGATAGATCTATACACATTGCCATCTATAGTACAAAAATCTATTTGAAATATAGGAGCAAAGGAAATTATCGAAAAGATCAGATAAACAACCAGATAAAAATGATATCGCACATTAGGAAAAATGTAGATGCTAGGTTTTGTTGTTTTCTGCTATGTATCGCTTACTTTGTAATATTTAGATCAGTTTGATATGATTGCTACCATTGTTGTTTCTAACAGCAGGCTTGCCCTTGATATTCGTACATAGTTTTCGCGAAAGCGTCTTTGCTAGCTATCAACCAGTCTTTCATTCTGATATCATAGTTTACTTACCTACGCAAATAAGTGGTTCGTCACATTTAGTTCGTTCGTAGTCACTTCCATAGCAAGGGATTTCGGAGTCAATGCAATCTCGCCATCTTTCCTGCCAAGTGTCAACCTCATTGACGATGCAATCGAGATTTTCATCGATATATTCAACTATGGGTGTACAGGGTGACCAGTCACCCCATTCTCCCCACTGACCTAAAATTATACAGAACAAAGGTATAAACAGGCTATTTTATTCTCCTTTGATCCAAACCACAAACCTGCTTCAATTACTATGTGTGTATTTGATTAAAGATTAATATCCTTACCACAGTTGTTTTCGTCACTTCCGTCTCCACATTGACTGATGCCATCACAGATCATGTCGTATGAAAAACACTCATCAGTATCAATACAGTTAAAGTCACAAGCTGCGGATGAGACAATGCACTGTACGTTAGTGAAAGTAGTTTTCATAATCATGAATCAAACATTACGCAGTCGTCACCGAATATCTCCACTTTGTACACCAAGAGTTGACCTGTCAAAACTGTACTAGAATTATCTGTTGGTAATACAGAAGTCTGCAAACGAAGCAAGCTAGTAACCCGAATTCTCAGACAGAATTGAAACAGAGCGCTGTTCGGCTAAACAAAATCTCCTACTTACATTGCTAGTTTATGTTGTCTGGCTCGTAAAATATCTAATAACATCAATAGTTTTTATCGTGTTCATCAATCCTACTAACATTGTTACACTTTAAAGTCTGACACGAAAATAACCATGTAATCTTTTAAAGGTGTGAATGACATAAAAGATATCTGCAATAATAGTAACATTGTCGTCGAGTCAAACGAAGGTCTGTTTCAGGTAAACCGGGATTTGATTGTAGTATACATGTTGCATTCAATTAAGGACGATTTCTAAGAGCATCACCCCTGTGGAATAGTTTAGAAAgaattgacattttaaaaaaaggttGTCTTAGTCTCCCTATGGATGACCATATAcgagaaatataaaaatatatatatatttgatagtaCACATATTGGGATGCAAGTCCCGTTATTTATGATAAGTTGCTAACCTGCACGTTCAGTGTCAGTGCAGTATATCTATCCCTTCTTGCACgaaactttgaactttgatgAATAATGTGAAGACATCAACACATCGTTCTCAATAATAATTTATGTGTGATCATGCTTGTCTTTACATAATAAATTGTctttcctttttaaaaaaaatcatggttAATTGTAATACCTTCTAAGCAGATGTCTCCCTTCTGTCTGTATCCATCATTGCAATGACATCCATAGGTACCATCAGCCTCACCACAGTAGGAATTGGGATCGTCGCAAGTACCATCGATACATGGTATTACTGATGACAGAGTGTGGGTGTAGGTATGATGTGTTCacgaaaagaaagaaaaatatatagccagttttaaacaaatatgtaataacatcgaCAAGCTTTCCTCACCAATACAGCTTTATATACAAAGGTAAATACGGAAGGTAATACAACAAATgaaacagacatacacagaatacaaaCAGACAAAGAATCTGTTggttattaaaataccaaaataaaatCAGTTTACAGAGTCAGTAACTGAGGACTACTTTCTGACATGGGCGTCCAGCTTTGTCATTCATTCTTACGagataaaaatttaaaatgacaCGTTCCTCTGGATCACCCATAATCATGCAAATTTTGAAGGTGCTAAAGAGATCCCACGTGATCTTTctattgtaatgtgatatctTCACATATGGCCCCTGGAGAATGTTGACAATTTCTACAGGGATCACTGGATTGAGAGTATGCAGTTCTTGATTGATATATAGCATGTTGTGTAATATCTTAAATTGGTATTCACTTGATTTGCTATATCTATCGATACCCTACAACCTAATtcgtgttgtttttttcaatctaTTATCTCAAAATTGAGAGAACGCTGTTTAGAAATGTCGGACCAGGGAAGAGCAATAATCTTGCCAAGAAATTTGCTCTTAAGTTCACATTTCGATAAATCTTCAATCAACACGCTTTCCTCACCACTACGAATTTATCTTTCATCTTTGGCAAACTGTTAAGTCCGTTTCACTAAAGGATGGCCTTTAGGGAAAGAAATACTCCATCGTGACAAGAATAACAAACGAATGTTCAATTTACGTCATAAAGTGAATACGTACCCGTACAGCAAACGCCAATAATGTCGTCATCAAAAGGATAATTACAAGTATATCCAATGGGGCATTGCTCAACGATAATGTTATCCAAAAAGGCAAGCGCTGTAAGAACAAGGTGTGAACCACACAACATAGAGCCCTCTGGGACAGTCTCATATGGTAACCCAACGGGACAAGTAGTGCCTTCtaaaaaacaaataacatatTATATCAATGGTTAGATAATCATCGTGACCTTTAACAATAAATTCttctacagaaaaaaatgagCATTAAATTTATTACGATTAATACATGCATGCGATACATTCCATAACATATGCATTTATGGCATAATACAATCAAATTATTCTCATTCAGTGAACTTCACATGCGAAATAAACACTTACAGAGATGCCACACACACTTGGGATGTAGAAGAAGTAGTTGCTTATATCAGTAGGAAATTAAATATTTGAAGACATTAAAAATCACTACGTTCATGTGTATCATATCAGCAAAGGCGTGTTTCTACTACACTGTAAGATCATAGCAATATATGCTTATCACTTTTAAATGTGATTAGGTAAAAGAAATTGCTAAAACATGTTATCTAGCTTAGCTACTCAAACACTGACAGACAAATATGTGGTTCTCAACATACTTTCGCATATCATATAGATACAGTTGCCAATAATTCAAACACCAGCAGACCTTGATTTCTAAGCCTCGTTGGTGacataaatacagacactgTGTTTTAATCTAGTATTTAATTCTTTACATACCACAAATATTGTGTTGCTCAATCAAACCACCTAATATGCAAAATCTGAAagttaaaaaagtaaaaaagtaaGATTACAGAAAAATCATGATAGTACGGTATAGATTACGAGTTAGCATAGAGGCTGGAGTGTTGATATACGCCAGTGTATGATTTGGGCTTCCTGTTAAGATGGCAGTATGTTGTCTACACAAGACATAAAGACCATGTTGCGGTGAATGTTGCAGATGAAGGAGTTCTTACCTGAATCGTAATACCCGAATAAACGACATAAATGATTTTCTGACTCACTCACCCTACATTACAGTTGCCGTCGAGAATGTATGATACATGTCCATATTCAACGTCATTTATATTGCAGTAATCtatttgaaatgataatgaaacaattaatgtaaaaacatgtaGAAATAGAACGAACAGTTTACGTAAATGCAATGCTGTCAATTGTTGATGTGCAATTTTGTTATTTGCTCTGAAGATTACATTTGATTGTTGTGCGAATATTTCATGTTGTTGCTGCTTCgttgaaaaaaatacaccttCACTGTAAGCTTAATTCGTTTCTCTGCCAATGTtgttacaaaatttaaaaatgtggTTAACAGCCAGGTTTGCTTCtaattacaaccagtgacaaacacacatttacaaacggaacttgttacaaacaggaaaagtaAACGAATTAATTGGGATTAATAGCACGTGGTACAGTATTTTGGAATTAGACTTGTATCACATTTCatcgtttcattttttacttCCATTATGCTCTACCGAGTGttgttaatccaattcagttgtttactttcctgtTTATAACTAGTCCAGCTTGTAAATGTTTGCCTGTCACCGGTTGTTGTTTACTTACTAGACTCAGAACAAGTAAATGTGTCATCACATATTAGGTATTCATCTCCATCTCCCTCACAAGGAGATATGTCACATTCTCGATATCTTATCTTCGCAGTTTCAACCACGAGCTCATTACTGATACAAGTAAAATTGTCATAGTAGTATACAGAGATCGGTGTACACGATGACCAGTCACTCCATTCGCCCCACTGACCTAAAATCATACAGAACAAAGGGTTCAAATAAGGTGACGGGTTTTTTTCTATGATCCAACTTCAATAGCTTGGACCTTTAACCTGGTTCAATTACTATGTGTGTATTTAACTAAATGTTATCCTTACCGCAGTTTAATTCGTCACTTCCGTCTCCACATTGACTGATGCTATCACAGATCATAGCGTTTGGAATACACTCATCAGAATTAACACAGTTAAATTCACAGGCTGTGGATGAGACAATGCACTGTACGTTAGTGAAAGTAGTTTTGTGAATCATGAACCAAAAATCAGTCAGTCATCACCAAATATTTTCAACTAATAAACCAAGTGGTGACCTCTCAAAACGTGTGCTAGAATTCACTGTACGTTAGTGAAAGTAGTTTTTGATAATCATGAATGACAAATCAGTCAGTCGTTatcaagtattttcactttgacCTGACAAAT is a window of Glandiceps talaboti chromosome 5, keGlaTala1.1, whole genome shotgun sequence DNA encoding:
- the LOC144435384 gene encoding uncharacterized protein LOC144435384 is translated as MSSIAPYLLPLLIWAVLYTNAAFPFKQDDILKRVHLRENSRNHPTFKVNTQNDVLLERMEDPLSAFRHGAIERRQSGQWGEWSDWSPCKPSTVYYDESFHCTIEYEIPTQRERRRECDAPSCDGDDIEIEFCTDTFTCSESNYCIIDGMDYGHVSYIFDGNCNIAYCILGGVFEESNICEGTTCPVGLPHETIPEGTMLCGSPLVLTAYAFLDNIIVEQCPIGYTCNYALGEYTFGVCCPACEFNCVNSDECIPNAMICDSISQCGDGSDELNCGQWGEWSDWSSCTPISVYYYDNFTCISNELVVETAKIRYRECDISPCEGDGDEYLICDDTFTCSESKGTTCPVGLPYETVPEGSMLCGSHLVLTALAFLDNIIVEQCPIGYTCNYPFDDDIIGVCCTVIPCIDGTCDDPNSYCGEADGTYGCHCNDGYRQKGDICLEACDFNCIDTDECFSYDMICDGISQCGDGSDENNCGQWGEWGDWSPCTPIVEYIDENLDCIVNEVDTWQERWRDCIDSEIPCYGSDYERTKCDEPLICVGK